One segment of Streptomyces bathyalis DNA contains the following:
- a CDS encoding PP2C family protein-serine/threonine phosphatase, which yields MPSHVDADRPASQPPERGALDALIRQARHLRGGIDAVRPRTADEDARGVEDPARRWQRALCDLAAHQLDDLGEHLGRLRAGAPSQPEPHETVPDPAASSAASEPPALTSRVGSAEWNLLTDEVSWSEELYGIFGRAPQDGPLSLDELPSWVLPEDQPLLAAAVTDCLVDGRPIDQEFRIMRPDGALRTLHLLGEPVLDGQGGTAAMWAVLRDVSELRRSELAVREIHETVRRERHAAQAERRLAVELQETVLPPWRGPQRIPHGGPGRTRDAAAGGALDIASHYLPSTASAMIGGDWYDALELPDGATLLSAGDLTGHGVAAASGMAMLLGAVRGMAFAGVGPGALMGHLNQLLDTSAQPALGSAVCCRYEPGDRTLTWSQAGHPSPVVFRDGTTRVLDPPRGVLLGATSGSAYGQSTEVLEPGDLLVLHTDGLAPRGERMGPADPQHTAPERLLELGDRFAGARSAQECLRMVVEEFGGRDREDDACVLIARVTG from the coding sequence ATGCCCTCCCACGTCGATGCGGACCGTCCGGCCTCCCAGCCGCCCGAACGCGGTGCACTGGACGCCCTCATCAGACAGGCGCGGCATCTGCGCGGCGGGATCGACGCCGTACGTCCCCGCACCGCCGACGAGGACGCACGGGGAGTCGAGGACCCGGCACGGCGCTGGCAGCGTGCGCTGTGTGATCTCGCGGCCCACCAGCTGGACGACCTCGGTGAACATCTCGGCAGGCTCCGTGCGGGCGCACCCTCCCAGCCGGAACCGCACGAGACGGTCCCCGACCCGGCCGCGTCGTCCGCCGCCTCGGAGCCGCCCGCGCTCACCAGCAGGGTGGGAAGCGCGGAGTGGAACCTGCTGACCGACGAGGTGTCCTGGTCGGAGGAGCTGTACGGCATCTTCGGGCGTGCGCCGCAGGACGGCCCGCTCTCCCTGGACGAGCTCCCCTCATGGGTGCTCCCCGAGGACCAGCCGCTGCTCGCGGCCGCCGTGACGGACTGCCTGGTGGACGGCAGGCCGATCGACCAGGAGTTCCGGATCATGCGTCCGGACGGTGCCCTGCGCACTCTCCACCTGCTCGGCGAACCGGTACTGGACGGGCAGGGCGGCACCGCGGCCATGTGGGCCGTGCTCCGTGACGTCAGCGAGCTGCGCCGCAGCGAACTCGCCGTGCGCGAGATCCATGAGACGGTGCGCCGCGAACGTCATGCCGCGCAGGCCGAGCGCAGGCTCGCGGTCGAGCTGCAGGAGACCGTGCTCCCGCCGTGGCGCGGCCCGCAGCGCATCCCGCACGGCGGCCCCGGACGCACCCGTGACGCCGCCGCCGGAGGGGCTCTCGACATCGCCTCGCACTATCTGCCCTCGACGGCGAGCGCGATGATCGGCGGTGACTGGTACGACGCGCTGGAACTGCCCGACGGCGCCACCCTGCTCTCGGCCGGGGATCTGACGGGGCACGGAGTCGCCGCCGCGTCCGGGATGGCGATGCTGCTGGGCGCGGTCCGCGGCATGGCTTTCGCCGGCGTGGGGCCCGGCGCGCTGATGGGGCATCTCAACCAGCTGCTGGACACCTCGGCCCAGCCGGCTCTCGGCAGCGCGGTGTGCTGCCGGTACGAGCCCGGCGACCGCACCCTCACCTGGTCCCAGGCGGGCCATCCCTCGCCGGTCGTCTTCCGTGACGGCACGACCAGGGTGCTGGATCCGCCCCGCGGCGTGCTGCTCGGCGCGACCTCGGGCAGCGCATACGGTCAGAGCACCGAAGTACTGGAGCCCGGCGACCTGTTGGTACTGCACACGGACGGGCTCGCCCCGCGCGGTGAGCGGATGGGCCCCGCGGACCCCCAACACACCGCTCCCGAACGGCTGCTGGAGCTCGGTGACCGCTTCGCCGGTGCCCGGTCCGCACAGGAGTGCCTCCGCATGGTCGTCGAGGAGTTCGGCGGCCGGGACCGCGAGGACGATGCCTGCGTGCTCATCGCCCGCGTGACCGGCTGA
- a CDS encoding HEAT repeat domain-containing protein, whose protein sequence is MFVDSVDSDIAPSGTLLGLLQRGRGDGTLHALAAPRAEALAALRQCVLHDPRRDWQIEHRSLYYARLHMELDASLDDIEEHLFAPEDDLPPGGDCEARTGLALSVLGHLASYENAGATELLRKYATSGANWQWALDELAVRDDDAGLRGLGPAVLARFPRTEQGDADLAAAAREAFEPRPWRLWAEDPARPDQAERLRRVQEQGCFDRWQRQLHSQGPRPGWSVREVLDWAQDGHEQHPPAAREAAAARCLSAVAGPADREELIAAARGQRDGARAAALRHLADRGDPDALDLIETAAADPCETVAEAALCAFARMRSTAAIVRARQWAAAPEGSLPERLTIVAAEMLACCGGAQDAGAVLRALRRTVRNEGPDSDELWPLVDGVGRLGVESAAPVLRHIYRETASSQLRGRAAGALALTDPSFPAGFAVECLWDCEETTRALAAEYAATGDERVVERLRRLAADPAEEAGVQSAVRGRLSPESGR, encoded by the coding sequence ATGTTCGTCGATTCCGTCGATTCAGACATAGCGCCCAGCGGTACGCTGCTCGGCCTCCTTCAGAGGGGTCGCGGCGACGGCACGCTGCACGCTCTGGCGGCGCCACGCGCCGAGGCGCTCGCCGCGCTGAGGCAGTGTGTGCTCCACGATCCTCGGCGGGACTGGCAGATCGAGCACCGTTCGCTCTACTACGCCCGGCTCCACATGGAGCTCGACGCCTCGCTCGACGACATCGAGGAACACCTCTTCGCACCCGAGGACGACCTCCCGCCCGGTGGCGACTGCGAGGCGCGCACCGGGCTGGCACTGTCGGTGCTCGGCCACCTGGCCTCCTACGAGAACGCCGGAGCGACGGAGCTCCTGCGCAAGTACGCCACCTCGGGCGCCAACTGGCAGTGGGCGCTGGACGAGTTGGCCGTGCGCGACGACGACGCCGGGCTGCGCGGGCTGGGCCCCGCCGTCCTCGCCCGCTTCCCGCGGACGGAGCAGGGCGACGCGGATCTGGCCGCGGCCGCGCGTGAGGCGTTCGAGCCTCGGCCCTGGCGGCTGTGGGCCGAGGACCCGGCCCGTCCGGACCAGGCGGAACGGCTGCGGCGGGTCCAGGAACAAGGGTGCTTCGACCGCTGGCAGCGCCAGCTGCACAGCCAGGGCCCCCGCCCCGGCTGGAGCGTGCGCGAGGTGCTGGACTGGGCACAGGACGGCCACGAACAGCACCCGCCGGCCGCCCGCGAGGCGGCCGCCGCCCGGTGCCTGTCCGCCGTCGCGGGTCCGGCGGACCGCGAGGAGCTGATCGCCGCGGCCCGCGGCCAGCGCGATGGCGCCCGTGCAGCCGCCCTCCGTCATCTCGCCGACCGCGGTGACCCCGACGCCCTCGACCTCATCGAAACAGCGGCCGCCGATCCGTGCGAGACCGTCGCCGAGGCCGCGCTGTGCGCGTTCGCGCGGATGCGCAGCACAGCGGCGATCGTGCGGGCTCGGCAGTGGGCCGCCGCGCCCGAGGGCTCGCTGCCCGAACGCCTCACGATCGTGGCCGCCGAGATGCTCGCCTGCTGCGGCGGGGCTCAGGACGCCGGTGCGGTGCTGAGGGCTCTGCGCCGCACCGTGCGCAACGAGGGCCCGGACAGCGACGAGCTGTGGCCGTTGGTGGACGGCGTCGGGCGGCTCGGTGTCGAATCCGCCGCTCCCGTGCTGCGGCACATCTACCGCGAGACGGCCTCCTCTCAGCTTCGTGGCCGCGCGGCCGGAGCGCTCGCCCTGACCGATCCCTCGTTCCCGGCGGGCTTCGCGGTGGAATGCCTGTGGGACTGCGAGGAGACAACGAGGGCCCTGGCCGCCGAGTATGCGGCGACGGGGGACGAGCGGGTCGTCGAGAGGCTGCGGAGGCTCGCGGCCGATCCCGCGGAGGAAGCCGGGGTGCAGAGCGCCGTGCGCGGCAGGCTCAGCCCGGAGTCGGGGCGATGA
- a CDS encoding sensor histidine kinase — MRLRGRSIRRKIVVLLLVPLLSLVSIWAFATYVTGRQAQDLLNVVNTVDKVGDPAQDAAMALQRERRQVMVYLADPRGSEALTQLKKQQKDTNAQIEKLRDNARSPGLRSNLTGNAHQRLDAMLDKLDGLKKVRKAGENTLTRGGAFQAYNELIDPCYTFLSALGGLDDVDLDKQGRALVGLERAREYLSREDALMAAALASGKMTKGDRRAFSDRVAERNLTYTTTLSELPAEERQNFDTYWNGTDGRTLRSYEDAVIAAGSGGTDGVVNAERWQSATSTVLTDLERMNFEARDRYEQRVQPDATMVLIQAGASVVLGAAAVIASVIISFRVGRGLVRDLRTLRREAQEAAGVRLPSVMRRLAAGETVDIETEAPRLEYPQDESGQVGQAVNTLQRAAVEAAVKQADMRRGVSEVFVNLARRNQVLLHRQLSLLDHMERRTEDSDELADLFRLDHLTTRMRRHAEGLVILSGAAPSRQWRKPVQLMDVVRAAVAEVEDYERIEVRRLPRLAVDGGSVADITHLIAELLENATVFSPPHTAVQVLGERVANGYTLEIHDRGLGMAADALLEANLRLAETPEFELSDTDRLGLFVVSRLAQRQGVRVSLQPSPYGGTTAVVLLPGRILTETTGQDDDRLERESAGNGVSGTRLDALTRGPSGPGSPAAARQRAALDGPVELEPPLGELEEGPGRDSRTEDAGMPRTALHSAGPPALGGPKPGLEQHQQADDAADGSSRPKSPQGDGKGGLAPLPRRRPRTPVLVADHGRTVGSPETTEGQQETDEAEERTEGRGHRDRQHRPADAEAGTTQPGASAPSATVAGLPRRVRQANLAPQLKQDSAEGTTGRGDQGPRSEDLANRDADEVRSRMASLQRGWQRGRQQNAGASGDEATESAPGTTPEGDGR; from the coding sequence ATGCGCTTGCGCGGTAGGTCGATCCGCCGGAAGATCGTGGTGCTGCTGCTGGTGCCGCTGTTGTCTCTGGTGTCCATCTGGGCCTTCGCCACGTACGTCACCGGCCGTCAGGCGCAGGATCTGCTCAACGTGGTCAACACCGTGGACAAGGTGGGCGATCCGGCGCAGGACGCTGCCATGGCGCTCCAGCGTGAGCGTCGGCAGGTGATGGTCTACCTTGCCGACCCGCGTGGTTCCGAGGCACTCACCCAGCTGAAGAAGCAGCAGAAGGACACCAATGCGCAGATCGAGAAGCTGCGCGACAACGCCCGTTCGCCCGGGCTGCGTTCGAACCTCACCGGCAACGCGCACCAGCGCCTGGACGCGATGCTGGACAAGCTCGACGGCCTGAAGAAGGTCCGCAAGGCGGGCGAGAACACGCTCACACGCGGCGGCGCCTTCCAGGCGTACAACGAACTCATCGATCCCTGCTACACCTTCCTCAGCGCACTCGGCGGCCTCGACGACGTCGACCTGGACAAGCAGGGACGCGCCCTCGTCGGCCTGGAGCGGGCTCGCGAATACCTCTCCCGCGAGGACGCGTTGATGGCCGCGGCACTCGCCTCCGGGAAGATGACCAAGGGCGACCGGCGCGCGTTCTCCGACCGTGTCGCCGAGCGGAACCTCACCTACACGACGACGCTCTCGGAACTGCCCGCCGAGGAGCGGCAGAACTTCGACACGTACTGGAACGGCACCGATGGGCGCACCCTGCGCAGCTACGAGGACGCCGTCATCGCGGCCGGCAGCGGTGGCACCGACGGAGTCGTCAACGCGGAGCGCTGGCAGTCGGCGACCTCCACGGTCCTCACCGACCTCGAACGCATGAACTTCGAGGCCCGCGACCGCTACGAGCAGCGCGTGCAGCCGGACGCGACCATGGTGCTCATCCAGGCCGGCGCGTCCGTCGTCCTCGGCGCCGCGGCCGTCATCGCCTCGGTCATCATCTCCTTCCGGGTCGGCCGTGGCCTCGTACGGGATCTGCGCACCCTGCGCAGGGAGGCCCAGGAGGCCGCGGGTGTGCGGCTGCCGAGCGTGATGCGCCGTCTCGCCGCGGGGGAGACCGTCGACATCGAGACCGAGGCGCCGAGGCTGGAGTACCCGCAGGACGAGTCGGGCCAGGTCGGCCAGGCGGTGAACACCCTTCAGCGAGCCGCCGTCGAGGCAGCCGTCAAGCAGGCCGACATGCGCCGCGGCGTCTCCGAGGTGTTCGTCAACCTCGCCCGCCGCAACCAGGTGCTGCTGCACCGTCAGTTGAGCCTCCTGGACCACATGGAGCGGCGTACCGAGGACTCGGACGAACTCGCCGACCTCTTCCGTCTCGACCACCTCACCACCCGCATGCGCCGCCACGCCGAGGGCCTCGTCATCCTTTCCGGGGCCGCGCCCTCCCGTCAGTGGCGCAAGCCGGTGCAGCTGATGGACGTCGTGCGGGCCGCGGTCGCCGAGGTCGAGGACTACGAACGCATCGAGGTGCGCCGCCTTCCGCGGCTCGCCGTCGACGGTGGCTCCGTCGCCGACATCACGCACCTCATCGCCGAACTCCTCGAGAACGCAACCGTGTTCTCACCGCCGCACACCGCGGTCCAGGTGCTCGGCGAACGAGTGGCCAACGGCTACACCCTGGAGATCCACGACCGGGGCCTCGGCATGGCCGCCGACGCACTCCTCGAGGCCAACCTGCGGCTCGCGGAGACACCGGAGTTCGAACTCTCCGACACCGACCGCCTCGGTCTCTTCGTGGTCTCCCGGCTCGCCCAGCGCCAGGGCGTACGCGTCTCGCTGCAGCCCTCGCCGTACGGCGGCACCACCGCGGTCGTCCTCCTCCCCGGCAGGATCCTCACCGAGACCACCGGCCAGGACGACGACCGCCTGGAGCGGGAATCCGCCGGCAACGGTGTCTCCGGCACACGGCTCGACGCCCTCACCCGTGGCCCCTCGGGCCCCGGCTCCCCGGCGGCGGCGCGGCAGCGCGCCGCCCTGGACGGGCCGGTCGAACTGGAGCCCCCGCTCGGCGAGTTGGAGGAAGGACCGGGACGCGACAGCCGCACGGAGGACGCGGGCATGCCCCGCACCGCGCTGCACAGCGCCGGTCCGCCTGCCCTGGGCGGGCCCAAGCCCGGTCTCGAGCAGCACCAGCAGGCCGATGACGCGGCAGACGGCTCCTCACGGCCCAAGTCGCCGCAGGGAGACGGCAAGGGCGGACTCGCCCCGCTGCCCCGTCGCCGCCCCCGTACACCCGTGCTGGTCGCCGACCACGGGCGCACGGTCGGCAGCCCGGAGACGACCGAGGGGCAGCAGGAGACGGACGAGGCCGAGGAGCGGACCGAGGGACGCGGGCACCGCGACCGTCAGCACCGCCCCGCGGATGCGGAAGCCGGTACGACGCAGCCCGGCGCATCCGCTCCGTCCGCCACGGTCGCCGGATTGCCTCGCAGGGTCCGCCAGGCGAACCTGGCACCCCAGCTCAAACAGGATTCGGCCGAAGGCACGACGGGACGCGGCGATCAAGGCCCGCGCTCCGAGGATCTGGCGAACCGCGACGCGGACGAGGTACGCAGCAGAATGGCCTCGCTCCAGCGGGGCTGGCAGCGCGGCCGCCAGCAGAACGCCGGCGCGTCGGGGGACGAGGCGACGGAGTCAGCACCAGGAACGACACCGGAGGGGGACGGTCGATGA
- a CDS encoding roadblock/LC7 domain-containing protein, with protein MTAPKGTENTASGSGELNWLLDELVQRVGSISKALVLSGDGLPRGASMDLTREDGEHLAAVASGFHSLAKGVGRHFDVGGVRQTVVELEEAFLFVTAAGDGSCLAVVADADADVGLIAYEMTLLVKRVGAHLGTAPRSNPPSHAGGN; from the coding sequence ATGACCGCACCGAAAGGCACGGAGAACACCGCTTCTGGGAGCGGTGAACTCAACTGGCTCCTCGACGAGTTGGTCCAACGTGTCGGCAGCATCAGCAAGGCTCTCGTGCTCTCCGGCGACGGGCTGCCCCGTGGAGCGTCCATGGACCTCACGCGGGAGGACGGCGAGCATCTGGCCGCGGTGGCGTCCGGCTTCCACAGCCTCGCCAAGGGCGTCGGCCGCCACTTCGACGTGGGCGGTGTGCGGCAGACCGTCGTCGAGCTGGAGGAGGCGTTCCTCTTCGTCACCGCCGCCGGTGACGGCAGCTGCCTCGCGGTGGTCGCCGACGCTGACGCCGACGTCGGCCTGATCGCATACGAGATGACGCTGCTGGTCAAGCGGGTCGGTGCGCACCTGGGCACTGCCCCCCGGTCGAACCCGCCCAGCCACGCCGGTGGGAACTGA
- a CDS encoding DUF742 domain-containing protein gives MTDRWFDDAAGPVVRPYAMTRGRTRSSSEEARLDLIALVIAQSRDGEGDAKPQENGDGSGENHEGAAGEATGGGSHDNADVLADNSLAPEHVDIVVQCRRAPQSVAELSAELDLPVGVVRVLIGDLIDADWVRVSRPVPPAELPDESILREVIDGLRAL, from the coding sequence ATGACGGACCGATGGTTCGACGACGCCGCTGGGCCTGTGGTGCGGCCGTACGCGATGACGCGCGGCCGCACCCGCAGCAGCTCCGAAGAGGCACGACTCGACCTCATCGCACTCGTGATCGCCCAGAGCCGGGACGGTGAAGGGGACGCGAAGCCGCAGGAGAACGGCGACGGCAGCGGCGAGAATCACGAGGGCGCGGCCGGTGAGGCGACCGGCGGCGGCTCCCACGACAACGCCGACGTGCTCGCGGACAACTCACTCGCTCCCGAGCACGTCGACATCGTCGTCCAGTGCCGCCGTGCTCCGCAGTCCGTCGCGGAACTGTCCGCCGAACTCGACCTTCCCGTCGGCGTCGTACGTGTTCTCATCGGGGACCTCATCGACGCGGACTGGGTCCGCGTCAGCCGGCCCGTCCCTCCGGCGGAACTGCCGGACGAAAGCATTCTCAGAGAGGTAATCGATGGCCTTCGGGCGCTCTAA
- a CDS encoding GTP-binding protein, whose translation MAFGRSKRGAATASPAEPVTLKLLVAGGFGVGKTTLVGSVSEIKPLRTEETLTEAGRPVDDTAGVEAKTTTTVAMDFGRITINDGLVLYLFGTPGQDRFWFLWDELAHGALGAVVLVDTRRLEDSFAGIDYFERRGIPFTVAVNHFDDAEVYPPEAIREALDLDAEVPVMVCDARRRDSVRDVLVSVVEHAMRRAVAAQEAAPRPAPVR comes from the coding sequence ATGGCCTTCGGGCGCTCTAAGCGAGGCGCCGCCACGGCGTCGCCGGCCGAACCCGTGACACTGAAGCTGCTCGTGGCGGGCGGCTTCGGCGTCGGCAAGACGACCCTCGTCGGCTCCGTCAGCGAGATCAAGCCGCTGCGCACGGAGGAGACGCTCACCGAGGCAGGACGCCCGGTGGACGACACGGCGGGCGTCGAGGCGAAGACCACCACGACCGTCGCGATGGACTTCGGCCGCATCACGATCAACGACGGCCTGGTGCTGTACCTGTTCGGCACGCCCGGACAGGACCGCTTCTGGTTCCTGTGGGACGAGCTGGCGCACGGCGCGCTGGGTGCCGTCGTCCTCGTCGACACACGGCGGCTGGAGGACAGCTTCGCCGGCATCGACTACTTCGAACGCCGCGGGATCCCCTTCACCGTCGCCGTCAACCACTTCGACGACGCCGAGGTCTACCCTCCCGAGGCCATCCGCGAGGCGCTCGACCTCGACGCGGAGGTGCCGGTGATGGTGTGCGACGCCCGGCGCCGTGACTCCGTGAGGGACGTGCTGGTATCGGTCGTCGAGCACGCCATGCGCCGTGCCGTCGCCGCCCAGGAGGCGGCGCCCCGCCCCGCCCCGGTGCGCTGA
- the glpK gene encoding glycerol kinase GlpK: MSDKFVAAIDQGTTSSRCIIFNQDGAPVAVDQREHRQIFPKPGWVEHDATEIWSKVQAVVAGAIAKAGLRADQLSALGITNQRETTVLWDRKTGQPVHNAVVWQDTRTAALCTELGGSDGQDRFRDRTGLPLASYFAGPKVAWLLDNVPGLRQRAEAGEIAFGTIDSWLIWNLTGGTDGGVHVTDVTNAGRTMLMNLETLQWDQSILDAMNVPAAVLPEIKSSAEVYGTAHGQVAGVPVASALGDQHAALFGQTCYAVGEAKNTYGTGSFLLLNTGQRPVPSKSGLLTTMAYQLGTDAPTYCLEGSIAITGALVQWFRDQLGIIKEAAEIETLAASVEDNGGAYIVPAFSGLFAPYWRSDARGVVAGLTRYVTKAHLARAVLEATSWQTREVVDAMYQDSGVQITSLKVDGGMTANNLLMRHQADVLGVPVIRPVVAETTCLGAAYAAGLATGVWSDLDELSSHWKRDAEWTPQMDTETRDREYHNWRKAVERSFGWLEDGQ, translated from the coding sequence ATGTCGGACAAGTTCGTCGCAGCGATCGACCAAGGCACCACCTCAAGCCGCTGCATCATCTTCAACCAGGACGGCGCCCCCGTAGCCGTCGACCAGCGCGAGCACCGCCAGATCTTCCCCAAGCCTGGCTGGGTGGAGCACGACGCCACCGAGATCTGGTCCAAGGTGCAGGCCGTGGTGGCCGGGGCGATCGCCAAGGCCGGCCTGCGCGCCGACCAGCTGAGCGCGCTGGGCATCACCAACCAGCGTGAGACCACCGTCCTGTGGGACAGGAAGACCGGACAGCCGGTGCACAACGCCGTCGTCTGGCAGGACACCCGCACGGCCGCCCTCTGCACCGAGCTCGGCGGCTCGGACGGACAGGACCGCTTCCGCGACCGTACGGGCCTGCCGCTGGCCAGCTACTTCGCCGGGCCCAAGGTGGCCTGGCTGCTCGACAACGTGCCCGGGCTGCGGCAGCGGGCCGAGGCCGGGGAGATCGCCTTCGGCACCATCGACTCCTGGCTCATCTGGAACCTCACCGGCGGCACCGACGGCGGTGTGCACGTCACCGACGTCACCAACGCCGGGCGCACGATGCTGATGAATCTGGAGACCCTCCAGTGGGACCAGTCCATCCTCGACGCGATGAACGTGCCGGCGGCCGTACTGCCCGAGATCAAGTCCTCCGCCGAGGTGTACGGGACCGCACACGGCCAGGTCGCGGGGGTGCCGGTGGCGTCGGCACTGGGCGACCAGCACGCGGCCCTGTTCGGGCAGACCTGCTACGCAGTCGGCGAGGCCAAGAACACCTACGGCACCGGATCCTTCCTGCTGCTCAACACCGGACAGCGGCCGGTCCCGAGCAAGAGCGGCCTGCTGACGACGATGGCCTACCAGCTCGGGACCGACGCCCCCACGTACTGCCTCGAGGGGTCCATCGCCATCACCGGTGCCCTCGTCCAGTGGTTCCGCGACCAGCTCGGCATCATCAAGGAGGCGGCGGAGATCGAGACGCTCGCCGCGAGCGTCGAGGACAACGGCGGTGCGTACATCGTTCCGGCCTTCTCGGGGCTCTTCGCTCCGTACTGGCGCTCGGACGCACGCGGCGTCGTGGCCGGGCTGACCCGCTATGTCACCAAGGCGCACCTGGCGCGGGCCGTGCTGGAGGCGACCAGCTGGCAGACGCGTGAGGTCGTGGACGCGATGTACCAGGACTCGGGCGTCCAGATCACGAGCCTGAAGGTCGACGGCGGGATGACGGCGAACAACCTGCTGATGCGGCATCAGGCGGATGTGCTGGGAGTGCCGGTGATCCGGCCGGTCGTCGCGGAGACGACGTGTCTCGGCGCCGCTTACGCCGCGGGGCTCGCGACGGGGGTCTGGTCGGACCTCGACGAGCTGAGCAGCCACTGGAAGCGTGACGCGGAGTGGACCCCGCAGATGGACACGGAGACGCGGGACCGGGAGTACCACAACTGGCGCAAGGCGGTGGAGCGCAGCTTCGGCTGGCTGGAGGACGGCCAGTGA